One genomic region from Fusobacterium sp. JB019 encodes:
- a CDS encoding DUF1749 domain-containing protein → MKLVHKYTKDGLNLLGGHWEPSNKETCIVLIHGIYDNIIENCFAQQVGRDLAAAGYGFIFCHTRGYGVINSIIVKNPVTGKRENKIIGSTYEKFAESIYDVEAWIEKAKELGYKKVILASHSMGGCKNLHYISTKGDAGIEKFLFISIPDAVGYFNNYEVNRLKEAKDLVEKGRGKELLSEKIVGGIFPISARTMCGFRRGSSIDRFPIMDNPDDFGILSKIEKPVCMILAEHDSVIVKSAKEDLALVKSKMKNCSNFYTDIVEGATHRFINKEKQLSVKILAWLKSFEG, encoded by the coding sequence ATGAAGTTAGTACACAAATATACCAAGGACGGATTAAATTTATTAGGAGGTCACTGGGAGCCTTCTAACAAGGAAACTTGTATAGTTTTAATTCATGGTATATATGACAATATAATTGAAAATTGCTTTGCTCAACAAGTAGGAAGAGATTTAGCTGCTGCTGGTTATGGATTTATATTTTGTCACACAAGAGGGTACGGAGTTATAAATAGTATAATTGTAAAAAATCCAGTTACTGGAAAAAGAGAAAATAAAATAATTGGATCAACTTATGAAAAGTTTGCAGAAAGTATTTATGATGTGGAAGCTTGGATAGAAAAAGCAAAAGAATTAGGATATAAGAAAGTTATACTTGCAAGTCACAGTATGGGAGGATGTAAAAATTTACATTATATCTCTACCAAAGGAGATGCAGGAATAGAAAAATTCTTATTTATTTCCATACCAGATGCTGTGGGATATTTTAATAATTATGAAGTAAATAGATTGAAAGAAGCAAAAGATCTTGTGGAAAAAGGAAGAGGGAAAGAACTACTTTCTGAAAAAATAGTAGGTGGAATATTTCCAATCAGTGCAAGAACTATGTGTGGATTTAGAAGAGGAAGCTCAATAGATAGATTTCCTATAATGGATAATCCAGATGATTTTGGAATTCTTTCAAAAATTGAAAAACCAGTTTGTATGATATTAGCAGAACATGATAGTGTTATTGTTAAATCAGCAAAGGAAGATTTAGCTTTAGTAAAAAGTAAAATGAAAAATTGTTCTAATTTTTATACAGATATTGTAGAGGGAGCAACTCATAGATTTATAAATAAAGAAAAACAATTATCTGTAAAGATATTAGCTTGGCTTAAAAGTTTTGAAGGGTAG
- the miaB gene encoding tRNA (N6-isopentenyl adenosine(37)-C2)-methylthiotransferase MiaB has protein sequence MSRNATVITYGCQMNVNESAKIRKIMEDIGYNITENINESDVVFLNTCTVREGAATQIYGKLGELKQARDARGTKIIITGCFAQEQGRKLLQKFPYIDIIMGNQNITKIPEAIEKIEKAQKLKEAGKLRDKKLKHVVLTGYDDELPPRIDADFDNDITASMTIGYGCNNFCTYCIVPYVRGREKYIPMEQLINQAKEYVKKGYKEIMLLAQNVNSYGKGLSENETFANLLQGLADIEGDFLIRFISPHPRDFTDDVIDVIAKNPKIARSVHAPLQSGSTKVLKDMNRGYTKEQYLALVKKLKDRIPDVAITTDIIVGFPGETDEEFEDTLDVVRQAKYDTAFMFMYSIRTGTKAAEMEGQIEDKVKKERLQKLIALQTEISGETSQGYQGKIERVLVEGPSRKNKEMLSSRTSSNKVVLFKGDSSLRGKFVNVKINECRTWTLYGEIID, from the coding sequence ATGTCAAGAAATGCAACTGTAATTACTTATGGATGCCAAATGAATGTAAATGAAAGCGCAAAAATAAGAAAAATAATGGAAGATATAGGTTATAATATAACTGAAAATATAAATGAAAGTGATGTAGTTTTTCTAAACACATGTACAGTTAGAGAAGGAGCTGCAACACAAATATATGGAAAATTAGGAGAGTTAAAACAAGCTAGAGATGCAAGAGGAACTAAAATAATAATAACTGGATGTTTTGCTCAAGAACAAGGAAGAAAATTATTACAAAAATTCCCTTATATTGATATTATAATGGGAAATCAAAATATTACAAAAATACCTGAAGCTATAGAAAAAATAGAAAAAGCTCAAAAACTTAAAGAAGCAGGTAAATTAAGAGATAAGAAGTTAAAACATGTTGTTTTAACTGGATATGATGATGAATTACCTCCTAGAATAGATGCTGATTTTGATAATGATATAACTGCTTCAATGACAATTGGTTATGGATGTAATAATTTCTGTACATATTGTATTGTTCCATATGTTAGAGGAAGAGAAAAATATATTCCAATGGAACAACTAATTAATCAAGCAAAGGAATATGTAAAAAAAGGTTATAAAGAAATAATGTTACTTGCTCAAAATGTAAATTCATATGGGAAAGGTCTTTCAGAAAATGAAACTTTTGCTAATTTACTTCAAGGCTTAGCAGATATAGAAGGAGATTTTCTTATTAGATTTATTTCTCCTCACCCAAGAGACTTTACTGATGATGTAATTGATGTAATTGCAAAAAATCCTAAGATTGCAAGAAGTGTTCACGCACCATTACAATCAGGGTCAACTAAGGTTTTAAAGGATATGAATAGAGGTTACACTAAGGAACAATATCTTGCTTTAGTAAAAAAATTAAAAGATAGAATACCTGATGTTGCAATAACGACAGATATAATTGTTGGATTCCCTGGAGAAACAGATGAAGAATTTGAAGATACTTTAGATGTAGTTAGACAAGCTAAATATGATACAGCATTTATGTTTATGTATTCCATCAGAACAGGAACAAAGGCAGCAGAGATGGAAGGACAAATAGAAGATAAAGTGAAAAAAGAAAGATTACAAAAATTAATTGCTTTACAAACAGAAATTTCAGGAGAAACAAGTCAAGGATATCAAGGGAAAATTGAAAGAGTTTTAGTTGAGGGACCAAGTAGAAAAAATAAAGAAATGCTTTCTAGTAGAACTTCATCAAATAAAGTAGTTTTATTTAAAGGAGATTCTTCTTTAAGAGGAAAATTTGTAAATGTTAAGATTAACGAATGCAGAACATGGACTCTTTACGGAGAAATAATAGATTAA
- a CDS encoding N-glycosylase/DNA lyase translates to MKNEYFYEVYDKYKKIRPSIEKRLGEYREIWEKGSNEDIHAELCFCILTPQSKAKNAWKAITNMREEGVLFTAPAEKLSEYLNIVRFKNNKARYLVELREKMTDENGNIITRDFFDSIHTVEEKREWIVKNIKGMAYKEAGHFLRNIGFGENLAILDRHILKNIVKLGIIEEVPRTLTKRLYLEIEDKMRDFCKEVEIPMDHIDLFLWYLEAGEIFK, encoded by the coding sequence ATGAAAAATGAATATTTTTATGAAGTATATGATAAATATAAGAAAATAAGACCTAGTATAGAAAAAAGACTTGGAGAATATAGAGAGATTTGGGAAAAAGGAAGCAATGAAGATATTCATGCAGAATTATGTTTTTGTATATTAACTCCTCAATCAAAGGCTAAGAATGCTTGGAAAGCAATAACTAATATGAGGGAAGAAGGAGTATTATTTACAGCTCCTGCAGAAAAGTTAAGTGAATATTTAAATATAGTTAGATTTAAAAATAATAAAGCAAGATATTTAGTTGAACTAAGAGAGAAAATGACTGATGAAAATGGAAATATAATAACTAGAGATTTTTTTGATAGTATTCATACAGTTGAAGAAAAAAGAGAATGGATAGTTAAAAATATAAAAGGAATGGCATATAAGGAAGCAGGACATTTTTTAAGAAACATAGGTTTTGGTGAAAATTTAGCAATATTAGATAGACATATTCTTAAAAATATAGTTAAACTTGGAATCATTGAAGAAGTGCCAAGGACTTTAACAAAGAGATTGTATTTAGAAATAGAAGATAAAATGAGAGATTTTTGTAAAGAAGTAGAAATACCAATGGATCATATAGATCTTTTTTTATGGTATTTAGAAGCTGGGGAGATATTTAAATAA
- the rho gene encoding transcription termination factor Rho, translating to MDLEKFLLKELIEICKQLGIYDSSIKKKNELTKVLKEHMEKNSNYVIAEGKLDVMTDGYGFLRETSVGKDIYVSSSQIRKFKMRTGDQITGEVRKPIGDEKNYALRKVLFVDGRFTKEAESRVPFEELTPSYPTEKLKLETSRKNISGRIIDIIAPIGKGQRGLIVAPPKAGKTVLISNIANSLIENHKGIEVIILLIDERPEEVTDIKENVLGAKVYASTFDEDPKNHIKVTEEILEQAKRKVENGKDVVILMDSLTRLARAYNIVIPSSGKLISGGIDPSALYYPKNFFGAARNIRKGGSLTIIATALIDTGSKMDDIIYEEFKGTGNMEIHLDRSLSQLRIYPAIDIQKSGTRKEELLIDANKLPVIWKFRRYLSSLDKNSAAKYLINQIKLSETNEELIKRYKNMEERS from the coding sequence TTGGACCTAGAAAAGTTTTTGTTGAAGGAATTAATAGAAATATGTAAACAGTTAGGCATATATGATTCTTCCATAAAGAAAAAAAATGAATTAACAAAAGTATTAAAAGAACATATGGAAAAAAATTCTAATTATGTTATTGCTGAAGGAAAATTAGATGTAATGACAGATGGATATGGATTTTTAAGAGAAACTTCTGTTGGAAAAGATATATATGTTTCAAGTTCTCAAATAAGAAAATTTAAAATGAGAACAGGGGATCAAATAACTGGAGAAGTAAGAAAACCTATTGGGGATGAGAAAAACTATGCTCTAAGAAAGGTTTTATTTGTAGATGGAAGATTTACAAAAGAAGCAGAGTCTAGAGTTCCTTTTGAAGAATTAACTCCTTCTTATCCTACTGAAAAATTAAAATTAGAAACAAGTAGAAAAAATATTTCAGGAAGGATAATAGATATAATAGCTCCCATAGGAAAGGGACAAAGAGGTCTTATCGTAGCTCCTCCAAAGGCAGGGAAAACTGTATTAATAAGTAATATTGCAAACTCATTAATAGAAAATCATAAGGGTATTGAAGTAATAATATTACTTATTGATGAAAGACCAGAAGAAGTTACAGATATAAAAGAAAATGTTTTAGGAGCAAAGGTTTATGCTTCAACCTTCGATGAAGATCCTAAAAACCATATAAAAGTAACAGAGGAAATATTAGAACAAGCTAAAAGAAAAGTTGAAAATGGAAAAGATGTAGTAATTCTTATGGATTCTTTAACAAGACTAGCTAGAGCTTATAATATAGTAATTCCTTCTAGTGGAAAATTAATATCTGGGGGAATAGATCCAAGTGCTCTTTATTATCCTAAAAATTTCTTTGGAGCAGCTAGAAATATAAGAAAAGGCGGTAGTTTAACAATTATAGCTACAGCTCTTATAGATACAGGAAGTAAAATGGACGACATAATTTACGAGGAATTTAAGGGAACTGGAAATATGGAAATCCATTTGGATAGAAGCTTATCTCAATTAAGAATTTATCCTGCCATTGACATTCAAAAATCAGGAACTAGAAAAGAAGAATTATTAATAGATGCAAATAAGTTGCCAGTTATATGGAAATTTAGAAGATATTTATCTAGTTTAGATAAGAATTCAGCAGCTAAATATTTAATTAATCAAATAAAATTAAGTGAAACAAATGAAGAATTAATAAAAAGATATAAAAATATGGAGGAAAGGTCTTGA
- the dapF gene encoding diaminopimelate epimerase, whose translation MKFTKMQGAGNDFLLFDGFKYKLEEIVPKIKKMCDRRFGVGGDGIMVALPSEISDIKMYYYNSDGSQGEMCGNGIRCFSKFVYEKGIIPKKDKFTVETLAGVQNVSLETEDGKVKKIEVEIVNPKFNPEEIPVLVEGDNAFNKEIEIDGKKIEFSTIYLGVPHTVIVMKKEDEFDINDIGSKIEVHPMFPKKTNVNFIYIENNKRLKIYTWERGAGRTLACGTGSCSAGLVANKLGLVDKEVAVITEGGDLKVTILEKSVLLQGGAEITFEGEF comes from the coding sequence GTGAAATTTACAAAAATGCAAGGGGCAGGAAATGATTTTCTTTTATTTGATGGATTTAAATATAAATTAGAAGAAATAGTGCCTAAAATCAAAAAAATGTGTGACAGAAGATTTGGTGTTGGAGGAGACGGGATAATGGTTGCTCTTCCAAGTGAAATTTCAGATATAAAAATGTATTATTATAATAGCGATGGTTCCCAAGGTGAAATGTGTGGGAATGGTATTAGATGTTTTTCTAAGTTTGTTTATGAAAAGGGCATAATACCTAAGAAAGATAAATTTACAGTTGAGACTTTAGCAGGAGTTCAAAATGTAAGTTTAGAAACAGAAGATGGAAAAGTAAAAAAAATAGAAGTAGAAATAGTTAATCCTAAGTTTAATCCAGAAGAAATTCCTGTTTTAGTTGAAGGAGATAATGCTTTTAATAAAGAAATAGAAATAGATGGAAAGAAAATAGAATTTTCAACAATATATTTAGGAGTTCCTCATACTGTAATTGTTATGAAAAAAGAAGATGAATTTGACATCAATGATATAGGATCAAAAATAGAAGTACATCCAATGTTTCCTAAAAAAACCAATGTAAACTTTATTTATATTGAAAATAATAAGAGATTAAAAATTTATACATGGGAAAGAGGAGCAGGAAGAACTCTTGCATGTGGAACAGGATCTTGTTCTGCTGGTTTAGTTGCAAATAAACTAGGATTAGTTGATAAAGAGGTTGCAGTTATAACAGAGGGAGGAGATTTAAAAGTAACTATATTAGAAAAAAGTGTACTATTACAAGGAGGAGCTGAAATAACTTTTGAGGGGGAATTTTAA
- a CDS encoding ATP-binding protein: protein MFYKLLDAKKTVKEFLRDYFEKRNAEEALTWFFEDLKYIGSNPDEICDNKESLIEIFKIDIEYFPFNMGLYIKELTETKLTDNISSLEIIIILYRNNEKFKVNVRYSMVCKNDGNGYRILSAHCSFPDESQKYMEKKLDKISKELRLNEIVLKSSLEQSNIYFWEYDIEKDIYIPGYKLRERFNFPEKIENGFESLMKLNIVHPDSIEKFKEMHGRLRAGKKSVSEIIKLVYDEDIQWREIRYQLIEDNIDKRIKAIGISKDVTREKSLENIMEGILYSEFDFIIKINSKNKNYEFYTDKDYIKKLEIKDGKDIEKIFQYFLTKYVKEEEKNRFKEYFNFEYIVKNIKNNRDIIFYYEGYDNDGNIRIKKIKAFYLNKYSNIFYVVRTDVTDFYEKQKNNIEALELALKSAEASKLAKSEFLSRMSHEIRTPMNVIIGMSEIALDDIENENKKEIKSYLTKIKSSSDYLLSLINNILKMSKIESGKLILDKKVMNMDDLFEEISLMSLTQAKNKNIRYSFYKSENLNRYYIGDEIRLKQVLINIISNGIKFTDHFGKVTLSCEELYEKNGLAKLLFTIEDTGCGISEDFIEHIFEPFSQEGLGTTSKYGGSGLGLAISKNIVDLMDGNIEIESEKNKGTKFKIKVTLETKDINKEIEKTKNKSFIKIKKREEEISFKGEKILIVEDHELNIEVMKKLLSYKGLTFEVARNGLEAVQRFQLFSREYAAILMDVRMPVMDGLKASELIRKLGRYESKIIPIIAVTAGAFESEKEEILKSGMNDVLTKPINKDELYEVLYKYIY from the coding sequence ATGTTTTATAAATTGTTAGATGCAAAAAAAACAGTTAAAGAATTTTTAAGGGATTATTTTGAAAAAAGAAATGCTGAAGAGGCCTTAACTTGGTTTTTTGAAGATTTAAAATATATAGGGAGTAATCCTGATGAAATCTGTGATAACAAGGAATCTTTAATTGAAATTTTTAAAATTGATATTGAATATTTTCCTTTTAATATGGGACTTTATATAAAAGAATTAACTGAAACTAAATTAACTGATAACATAAGCTCATTAGAAATTATTATTATTTTATATAGAAATAATGAAAAATTTAAGGTTAATGTTAGATATTCTATGGTTTGTAAAAATGATGGAAATGGTTATAGAATTTTATCAGCTCATTGTTCTTTTCCTGATGAATCACAAAAATATATGGAAAAAAAATTAGATAAAATATCTAAAGAATTAAGATTAAATGAGATTGTTTTAAAAAGCTCATTAGAACAAAGCAATATTTATTTTTGGGAATATGATATAGAAAAAGATATTTATATACCAGGATATAAATTACGTGAAAGATTTAATTTTCCTGAAAAAATAGAAAATGGATTTGAAAGTTTAATGAAGTTAAATATAGTTCATCCTGATAGTATTGAAAAATTTAAAGAAATGCATGGCAGATTAAGAGCTGGGAAAAAAAGCGTTTCTGAAATTATAAAATTAGTTTATGATGAGGATATTCAATGGAGAGAAATAAGATATCAATTGATAGAAGATAATATAGATAAAAGAATAAAAGCTATAGGAATATCAAAAGATGTAACTAGAGAGAAATCTTTAGAAAATATAATGGAAGGTATTTTATATTCAGAATTTGATTTTATAATTAAAATAAATTCTAAAAATAAAAATTATGAATTTTACACAGATAAAGATTATATAAAAAAATTAGAAATTAAAGATGGTAAAGATATTGAAAAAATATTTCAATATTTTTTAACAAAATATGTTAAAGAAGAGGAAAAAAATAGGTTTAAAGAATATTTCAATTTTGAATATATAGTAAAGAATATAAAAAATAATAGGGATATAATATTTTATTATGAAGGTTATGATAATGATGGAAATATAAGAATAAAAAAAATAAAGGCCTTTTATTTAAATAAATATAGTAATATTTTTTATGTTGTAAGAACAGATGTAACAGATTTTTATGAAAAGCAAAAAAATAATATAGAAGCTTTAGAACTAGCATTAAAATCAGCGGAAGCTTCTAAATTAGCAAAGTCTGAATTTTTGTCAAGAATGAGTCATGAAATTAGAACACCTATGAATGTAATAATAGGAATGTCAGAAATAGCTTTAGATGATATAGAAAATGAAAATAAAAAAGAAATAAAATCATATTTAACAAAGATAAAATCCTCTTCTGATTACTTACTTTCTTTAATTAATAATATACTTAAAATGTCAAAAATAGAAAGTGGTAAATTAATTTTAGATAAGAAAGTAATGAATATGGATGATTTATTTGAAGAAATAAGTTTAATGTCTTTAACTCAAGCTAAAAATAAAAATATTAGATATAGCTTTTATAAAAGTGAAAATTTAAATAGATATTATATTGGAGATGAAATAAGACTAAAGCAAGTTTTAATTAATATAATTTCAAATGGAATAAAATTTACAGATCATTTTGGAAAAGTAACTTTAAGTTGTGAAGAATTATACGAAAAAAATGGCTTAGCAAAATTATTATTTACCATTGAAGATACAGGATGCGGTATAAGCGAAGATTTTATAGAGCATATATTTGAACCATTTTCTCAGGAAGGTTTAGGAACAACTTCTAAATATGGGGGAAGTGGCTTAGGATTAGCAATTTCTAAAAATATAGTTGATTTGATGGATGGTAATATTGAAATAGAAAGTGAAAAGAATAAGGGAACAAAATTTAAGATTAAAGTAACATTAGAAACAAAGGATATAAATAAAGAAATAGAGAAAACTAAGAATAAATCTTTTATAAAAATTAAAAAAAGAGAAGAGGAGATATCTTTTAAAGGAGAAAAAATATTAATAGTTGAAGACCATGAATTAAATATAGAAGTAATGAAAAAATTACTTTCTTATAAAGGGCTAACATTTGAAGTTGCTAGAAATGGTTTAGAAGCTGTTCAAAGATTTCAATTGTTTTCAAGGGAATATGCTGCAATATTAATGGATGTAAGAATGCCTGTTATGGATGGATTAAAGGCTAGTGAACTAATAAGGAAATTAGGTAGATATGAAAGCAAAATAATACCTATTATAGCTGTAACAGCAGGAGCCTTTGAGAGTGAAAAAGAAGAAATTTTAAAATCAGGTATGAACGATGTTTTGACAAAACCAATAAATAAAGATGAATTATATGAAGTACTTTATAAGTACATATATTAA